A single region of the Longimicrobium sp. genome encodes:
- a CDS encoding 3-hydroxybutyryl-CoA dehydrogenase, translating into MAEIKKVAVIGAGTMGNGIVHVFAQNGFDVTMVDVRQEALDQAQATIRGNMDRQIKKGALAEADRDAALGRITSATDLSAVSGADLVVEAATENRDLKFRIFADMDAHAPEHAILATNTSSISITEIAARTKRPGQVIGMHFMNPVPVMKLVEIIRGLATTDETTRTTVALAERLGKTVAEAQDYPGFVANRILMPMINEAVFCLMEGVAEAEAIDTVMKLGMNHPMGPLALADLIGLDTCLAIMEVLHSGLGDDKYRPCPLLRKYVAAGKLGRKTGEGFYDYRSA; encoded by the coding sequence GCCGTGATCGGCGCGGGGACGATGGGGAACGGGATCGTGCACGTCTTCGCGCAGAACGGCTTCGACGTGACGATGGTGGACGTGCGGCAGGAGGCGCTGGACCAGGCCCAGGCCACCATCCGTGGCAACATGGACCGGCAGATCAAGAAAGGCGCGCTCGCCGAGGCGGACCGCGACGCGGCGCTGGGGCGCATCACGTCGGCCACCGATCTGTCTGCCGTGTCGGGGGCGGACCTGGTGGTGGAGGCGGCGACGGAGAACCGCGACCTCAAGTTCCGCATCTTCGCGGACATGGACGCGCACGCGCCGGAGCACGCTATCCTGGCCACCAACACGTCGTCCATCTCCATCACCGAGATCGCGGCGCGGACGAAGCGCCCCGGGCAGGTGATCGGGATGCACTTCATGAATCCGGTGCCGGTGATGAAGCTCGTGGAGATCATCCGCGGCCTCGCCACCACTGACGAGACGACGCGCACCACCGTCGCGCTCGCCGAACGGCTGGGGAAGACGGTGGCGGAGGCGCAGGATTATCCCGGCTTCGTCGCCAACCGCATCCTGATGCCGATGATCAACGAGGCGGTCTTCTGCCTCATGGAAGGCGTCGCGGAGGCGGAGGCGATCGACACCGTGATGAAGCTCGGCATGAATCATCCAATGGGTCCGCTCGCCCTCGCCGACCTGATCGGCCTGGACACCTGCCTGGCCATCATGGAGGTGCTCCACAGCGGCCTCGGCGACGACAAGTACCGCCCCTGCCCCCTGCTGCGGAAGTACGTGGCCGCCGGCAAGCTGGGGCGGAAAACGGGGGAAGGCTTCTACGACTACAGAAGTGCGTGA
- a CDS encoding acyl-CoA dehydrogenase family protein produces the protein MTPEQQQIRDLAREFADGELRPHAEEWDREAHFPREVIGSLGELGFLGMLIPEEWDGLGMDATTYLIALEEIARGDASVAVAMSVHNSLPTQMILAHGTDAQKERWLRPMARGELLGGFALSEADAGSDAASLSAQAVKTDGGWVLNGSKAWITNGGFGDVMVAMARTDTPGDRKGAKGIGAFIVPTNAEGYLVGKKEDKMGQRASETVGIAFRDLFVPDDQLLGEPGMGLIYALQGLDNGRMGIAALATGIAQAALEHSLSYADERKQFGTSIREFQGLGWKLANMALRVEAARALTHRAAAAKDAGEPVRMLASMAKLYASEAAMSVATDAVQVHGGYGYVKEYPVERLFRDAKVTEIYEGTSEVQRTVIARELYRQ, from the coding sequence ATGACACCCGAGCAGCAGCAGATCCGCGACCTGGCCCGCGAGTTCGCCGACGGCGAGCTGCGGCCGCACGCGGAAGAGTGGGACCGCGAGGCGCACTTCCCGCGCGAGGTGATCGGCAGCCTGGGGGAGCTCGGCTTCCTGGGGATGCTCATCCCCGAGGAGTGGGACGGGCTGGGGATGGACGCCACCACCTACCTGATCGCGCTGGAGGAGATCGCGCGCGGCGACGCGTCGGTGGCGGTGGCGATGAGCGTCCACAACTCGCTCCCCACGCAGATGATCCTGGCGCACGGCACCGACGCGCAGAAGGAGCGCTGGCTGAGGCCGATGGCACGCGGCGAGCTGCTGGGCGGCTTCGCCCTCTCCGAGGCGGATGCAGGCTCGGACGCGGCATCGCTCTCGGCGCAGGCCGTGAAGACGGACGGCGGGTGGGTGCTGAACGGCTCCAAGGCATGGATCACCAACGGCGGCTTCGGCGACGTGATGGTGGCGATGGCCCGCACCGACACCCCCGGCGACCGCAAGGGCGCCAAGGGGATCGGTGCCTTCATCGTCCCCACCAACGCCGAGGGGTACCTGGTCGGCAAGAAGGAAGACAAGATGGGGCAGCGCGCGTCGGAGACGGTGGGGATCGCCTTCCGCGACCTCTTCGTACCCGACGACCAGCTCCTCGGCGAGCCGGGGATGGGGCTGATCTACGCGCTGCAGGGGCTGGACAACGGGCGGATGGGGATCGCCGCGCTCGCCACCGGGATCGCGCAGGCGGCGCTGGAGCACTCGCTCTCGTACGCGGACGAGCGCAAGCAGTTCGGCACCTCCATCCGCGAGTTCCAGGGGCTGGGGTGGAAGCTGGCCAACATGGCGCTCCGCGTGGAGGCCGCGCGCGCGCTCACCCACCGCGCCGCCGCCGCCAAGGATGCCGGCGAGCCCGTCCGCATGCTGGCGTCCATGGCCAAGCTGTACGCCAGCGAAGCGGCCATGAGCGTGGCCACCGACGCGGTGCAGGTGCACGGAGGGTACGGCTACGTGAAGGAGTACCCGGTGGAGCGGCTCTTTCGCGACGCCAAGGTCACCGAGATCTACGAGGGGACCAGCGAGGTCCAGCGCACGGTTATCGCGCGGGAGCTTTACCGGCAGTAG